A window of Rhododendron vialii isolate Sample 1 chromosome 11a, ASM3025357v1 contains these coding sequences:
- the LOC131306357 gene encoding uncharacterized protein LOC131306357, producing the protein MKLAKAIKKLKFWSRKKKKNKYYIKEHNPPPPTFHYYHSWVPVQPSAPPLPPWLDNEQDQYSHFGQDSGMASSSRAEFSSTQEEIAPDLNSMYSISASDVGNDTSYQQYMVSTPVYGVPVLPAVRRREKAAGFFGCFVGIGRHLIRCFFPCFHVRE; encoded by the coding sequence ATGAAGTTGGCAAAAGCCATCAAGAAGCTCAAGTTCTggtcaagaaaaaagaagaaaaacaagtaCTACATCAAAGAGCATAACCCTCCGCCGCCAACCTTCCACTACTATCACTCCTGGGTCCCGGTCCAGCCCTCGGCTCCGCCCTTGCCCCCGTGGTTGGACAACGAGCAGGACCAATATTCGCACTTTGGTCAAGATTCGGGCATGGCCAGCTCGAGTCGAGCTGAATTCAGTAGTACCCAAGAAGAAATAGCTCCCGATTTGAATTCGATGTACTCGATTTCAGCCTCCGATGTCGGCAATGACACATCTTATCAGCAGTACATGGTTTCAACTCCAGTTTATGGCGTTCCTGTTTTGCCTGCAGttagaagaagagaaaaggcaGCCGgattttttgggtgttttgttggCATTGGCAGGCATTTGATCCGCTGCTTTTTTCCATGTTTCCACGTAAGAGAGTGA
- the LOC131306358 gene encoding DExH-box ATP-dependent RNA helicase DExH9: protein MGSMKRKSLEDPSEEQPGPPSKQQRENNGSAVSDEPVACVHDVSYPEGYVPRSNPSSVEGDSKPAKEFPFTLDPFQSEAIKCLDSGESVMVSAHTSAGKTVVALYAIAMSLQNKQRVIYTSPIKALSNQKYREFKEEFSDVGLMTGDVTIEPNASCLVMTTEIWRSMQYKGSEIVREVAWVIFDEVHYMRDRERGVVWEESIVMAPKKSRFVFLSATVPNAKEFADWVAKVHQQPCHIVYTDYRPTPLQHYIFPSGGNGLYLVVDEKGKFREDSFQKALNALLPASEGDRKKENGKWQKGLVLGKAGEESDIFKMVKMIIMRQYDPVILFSFSKRECEFLAMQMAKMDLNEDDEKANIESIFWSAMDMLSDDDKKLPQVSNMLPILKRGIGVHHSGLLPILKEVIEILFQEGLIKCLFATETFSIGLNMPAKTVVFSNVRKFDGDKFRWLSSGEYIQMSGRAGRRGIDERGICILMVDEKLEPSTAKMMLKGSADSLNSAFHLSYNMLLNQIRCEDGDPENLLRNSFYQFQADRAIPDLEKQAKDLEKERDSIVLEEEDSLENYYSLLEQYKSLKKDVRGIVLAPRYCLPFLQPGRLVSHQCTKSNESSPSFSIEDQVTWGVIINFERVKGLSEDDANRKPEDANYTVDVLTRCAVRRDEVGKKTIKIVPLKEPGEPAVVSVPISQIDSFSSVRLLIPKDLLPLESRENTLKKVSEVLSRFAKEGMPLLDPEEDMKVQSSSYRKAVRRIEALESLFEKHEIAKSPLIEQKLKVLHMKKELTAKIKLIKRTMRSSTALAFKDELKARKRVLRRLGYVTSDDVVELKGKVACEISSADELTLTELMFNGVFKDIKVEELVALLSCFVWQEKLKDAQKPRDDLELLFTQLQDTARRVAKVQLECKVQIDVEKFVSSFRPDIMEAVYAWAKGSKFYEIMEITEVFEGSLIRAIRRLEEVLQQLIQAAKSIGEAELEAKFEDAVSKIKRDIVFAASLYL, encoded by the exons ATGGGATCAATGAAGAGGAAATCACTAGAAGACCCATCCGAGGAACAACCTGGCCCTCCATCCAAACAGCAGAGAGAGAATAATGGTTCAGCCGTTTCCGATGAGCCTGTGGCATGTGTGCACGACGTGTCGTATCCAGAGGGTTATGTTCCTCGATCAAATCCCTCGTCAGTTGAAGGTGATTCCAAACCGGCCAAGGAGTTTCCTTTCACGCTCGACCCTTTTCAGTCCGAAGCTATCAAGTGCCTTGATAGTGGTGAATCCGTCATG GTATCAGCTCATACATCAGCTGGGAAAACAGTAGTTGCACTGTATGCAATTGCAATGTCATTGCAGAACAAGCAGCGGGTAATATATACTTCACCAATCAAAGCGTTGAGCAACCAGAAATATAGGGAGTTCAAGGAAGAGTTTTCAGATGTGGGTTTGATGACTGGAGATGTCACCATTGAGCCAAATGCATCTTGCTTG GTGATGACTACAGAAATCTGGCGCAGCATGCAGTACAAAGGATCGGAGATTGTTCGTGAAGTGGCATGGGTTATTTTTGATGAAGTACATTACATGCGTGATAGGGAACGAGGTGTGGTATGGGAAGAGAGTATTGTTATGGCCCCAAAGAAATCTCGATTTGTATTTCTCTCGGCAACTGTACCTAATGCGAAGGAGTTCGCAGATTGGGTTGCAAAG GTCCACCAGCAACCATGTCATATTGTTTACACTGATTATCGACCAACACCGCTTCAGCATTATATTTTTCCCTCGGGAGGCAATGGACTTTACTTGGTGGTAGATGAGAAAGGAAAATTTCGGGAGGACAGCTTTCAAAAAGCTTTAAATGCTCTTCTTCCTGCCAGTGAAGGTGACAGGAAGAAGGAGAATGGGAAATGGCAGAAGGGTTTGGTGCTTGGTAAGGCTGGTGAAGAAAGTGACATTTTCAAGATGGTGAAAATGATCATTATGCGTCAATATGACCCTGTGATACTTTTCAGCTTTAGCAAAAGGGAATGTGAATTTCTTGCCATGCAG atgGCGAAAATGGATCTGAATGAGGATGATGAGAAAGCAAACATTGAAAGTATCTTTTGGAGTGCAATGGACATGTTATCAGATGATGATAAGAAGCTACCTCAG GTTTCGAATATGCTCCCCATTTTGAAACGTGGAATAGGTGTGCATCATTCTGGCTTGCTTCCCATACTGAAGGAAGTCATTGAGATACTATTCCAAGAAGGGCTCATCAAG TGCTTGTTTGCCACAGAGACTTTCAGCATAGGTTTGAATATGCCTGCAAAAACTGTTGTCTTCTCAAATGTTCGTAAGTTTGATGGAGATAAGTTTAGATGGTTATCCAGTGGAGAGTATATACAGATGAGTGGACGTGCTGGTCGTAGAGGAATTGATGAACGTGGGATATGCATTCTCATGGTGGATGAAAAGCTGGAACCTTCTACTGCTAAAATGATGCTGAAAGGAAGTGCTGATAGTTTAAACAG TGCCTTCCATTTAAGCTACAACATGCTTTTGAATCAAATCCGTTGTGAAGATGGTGACCCCGAAAATCTGCTCCGTAATTCATTCTATCAATTTCAGGCTGATCGAGCCATTCCTGATCTTGAG AAACAAGCAAAAGACCTTGAAAAAGAGAGGGATTCAATTGTACTAGAAGAAGAGGATAGCTTGGAGAATTATTACTCTCTCCTTGAGCAATACAAAAGCTTGAAAAAGGATGTCCGTGGTATTGTGCTTGCTCCGAGATATTGTTTACCCTTTTTGCAGCCTGGAAGGCTTGTGTCCCATCAATGCACAAAGAGTAACGAAAGTTCCCCTTCTTTCTCCATAGAGGACCAAGTCACATGGGGTGTGATTATCAATTTTGAAAGGGTGAAAGGTCTTTCTGAAG atgatgcaaataGGAAACCGGAGGATGCCAACTACACAGTTGACGTGCTTACAAGATGTGCTGTGCGTAGGGATGAAGTTGGAAAAAAGACAATTAAGATTGTTCCCTTGAAGGAGCCCGGAGAACCTGCTGTTGTATCTGTTCCTATCTCACAG ATTGACAGCTTCAGTAGTGTGCGTCTACTCATACCAAAGGATCTGTTGCCATTGGAATCTCGAGAAAATACCCTAAAGAAAGTGTCAGAAGTGCTCTCTAGATTTGCAAAAGAAGGAATGCCCCTTTTGGATCCTGAAGAAGACATGAAA GTCCAAAGTAGCTCATACAGGAAGGCTGTTCGCAGGATAGAGGCTTTAGAGAGCCTGTTTGAAAAGCATGAAATTGCAAAATCTCCCCTTATTGAGCAAAAGCTTAAAGTTCTACACATGAAGAAAGAACTTACAGCcaaaatcaaattaatcaaGAGGACAATGCGTTCTTCCACGGCATTGGCTTTCAAAGATGAACTGAAAGCAAGGAAAAGGGTTCTCAGGAGACTGGG TTATGTTACAAGTGATGATGTTGTGGAGTTGAAGGGAAAGGTTGCTTGTGAAATCAGTAGCGCAGATGAATTAACCTTGACAGAACTCATGTTTAATGGGGTATTTAAGGACATAAAGGTGGAAGAGTTGGTGGCacttctttcttgttttgtctgGCAAGAGAAGCTTAAGGATGCTCAAAAGCCCAGGGATGATCTTGAGTTGCTCTTTACACAATTACAAGATACTGCCAGAAGGGTTGCCAAAGTTCAGCTTGAGTGCAAG GTTCAAATTGATGTGGAGAAATTTGTAAGCTCTTTCCGACCTGATATAATGGAGGCCGTGTATGCTTGGGCGAAAGGTTCAAAATTCTATGAAATTATGGAAATCACTGAAGTTTTCGAGGGCAGCTTGATCAGGGCTATCAGGAGATTAGAAGAAGTTCTTCAGCAGCTAATACAGGCAGCCAAGTCCATAGGAGAAGCTGAGCTCGAAGCAAAATTCGAGGATGCTGTTTCAAAGATTAAGAGGGACATTGTCTTTGCGGCATCTCTTTACTTGTAA